The Neoarius graeffei isolate fNeoGra1 chromosome 7, fNeoGra1.pri, whole genome shotgun sequence genome includes a region encoding these proteins:
- the asrgl1 gene encoding isoaspartyl peptidase/L-asparaginase isoform X1: protein MLPVVVVHGGAGHVPKENSEVSSAGVQEAARTGYAILKSGGSAMDAVVEVVTVLENNPLYNAGRGSVLNLKGEVEMDALVMDGQTLACGAVSAVRRLANPVQLARLIMDKTSHVCLMAEGASKFARTMGIPEVPEESLITDYARKRWKDNLRPGADPVQCQMDKMGTVGAVAVDVQGNLACATSTGGIINKMEGRVGDTPCVGAGSYADNHIGAVSATGHGEAILKINLSRLILFHMEQGKSPEEASNMALAYMMERVSGLGGVVVVDPKGTWAACFNSKQMVWAAAQQEQLHYGVYRGENFTKPI, encoded by the exons ATGTTGCCTGTTGTGGTAGTCCATGGTGGTGCTGGCCACGTGCCCAAGGAAAACAGTGAGGTCAGCTCTGCTGGGGTACAGGAAGCAGCAAGGACCGGATATGCCATTCTAAAGTCTGGAGGCAGTGCCATGGATGCTGTGGTAGAAGTCGTCACAGTGCTAGAAAATAACCCACTATATAATGCAG GTCGAGGATCAGTATTGAATCTGAAAGGAGAAGTGGAGATGGATGCTCTTGTGATGGATGGGCAAACATTGGCCTGTGGTGCCGTGTCTGCAGTCAGGAGACTGGCTAATCCAGTTCAATTGGCCAGACTGATCATGGACAAG ACGAGTCACGTGTGTCTGATGGCCGAAGGGGCTTCCAAGTTTGCCAGGACCATGGGGATCCCTGAAGTGCCTGAGGAGTCTCTGATTACAGACTATGCCAGGAAGCGCTGGAAGGACAACCTTCGTCCAGGTGCCGACCCTGTGCAGTGCCAGAT GGATAAAATGGGCACAGTTGGTGCAGTAGCTGTGGATGTGCAGGGAAACCTCGCTTGTGCCACCTCAACAGGTGGCATAATAAACAAGATGGAGGGTCGTGTGGGAGACACTCCATGCGTCG gagctGGAAGCTATGCAGATAACCATATTGGGGCTGTATCAGCTACTGGTCATGGAGAAGCCATCTTGAAAATCAATCTGTCCAGGCTTATTCTCTTCCACATGGAGCAAG GCAAAAGCCCTGAGGAGGCAAGTAACATGGCCCTGGCCTACATGATGGAGCGAGTCAGTGGTCTGGGTGGAGTGGTGGTTGTGGACCCTAAAGGGACCTGGGCAGCTTGCTTTAATAGCAAACAGATGGTATGGGCTGCAGCACAGCAGGAGC
- the asrgl1 gene encoding isoaspartyl peptidase/L-asparaginase isoform X2, whose product MDAVVEVVTVLENNPLYNAGRGSVLNLKGEVEMDALVMDGQTLACGAVSAVRRLANPVQLARLIMDKTSHVCLMAEGASKFARTMGIPEVPEESLITDYARKRWKDNLRPGADPVQCQMDKMGTVGAVAVDVQGNLACATSTGGIINKMEGRVGDTPCVGAGSYADNHIGAVSATGHGEAILKINLSRLILFHMEQGKSPEEASNMALAYMMERVSGLGGVVVVDPKGTWAACFNSKQMVWAAAQQEQLHYGVYRGENFTKPI is encoded by the exons ATGGATGCTGTGGTAGAAGTCGTCACAGTGCTAGAAAATAACCCACTATATAATGCAG GTCGAGGATCAGTATTGAATCTGAAAGGAGAAGTGGAGATGGATGCTCTTGTGATGGATGGGCAAACATTGGCCTGTGGTGCCGTGTCTGCAGTCAGGAGACTGGCTAATCCAGTTCAATTGGCCAGACTGATCATGGACAAG ACGAGTCACGTGTGTCTGATGGCCGAAGGGGCTTCCAAGTTTGCCAGGACCATGGGGATCCCTGAAGTGCCTGAGGAGTCTCTGATTACAGACTATGCCAGGAAGCGCTGGAAGGACAACCTTCGTCCAGGTGCCGACCCTGTGCAGTGCCAGAT GGATAAAATGGGCACAGTTGGTGCAGTAGCTGTGGATGTGCAGGGAAACCTCGCTTGTGCCACCTCAACAGGTGGCATAATAAACAAGATGGAGGGTCGTGTGGGAGACACTCCATGCGTCG gagctGGAAGCTATGCAGATAACCATATTGGGGCTGTATCAGCTACTGGTCATGGAGAAGCCATCTTGAAAATCAATCTGTCCAGGCTTATTCTCTTCCACATGGAGCAAG GCAAAAGCCCTGAGGAGGCAAGTAACATGGCCCTGGCCTACATGATGGAGCGAGTCAGTGGTCTGGGTGGAGTGGTGGTTGTGGACCCTAAAGGGACCTGGGCAGCTTGCTTTAATAGCAAACAGATGGTATGGGCTGCAGCACAGCAGGAGC